Part of the Kitasatospora sp. NBC_00374 genome is shown below.
GCAGGCCGAGGGCAACAACGACGCGGACTTCGGCAAGATCGCCCGGGTGCTGTCCAACCGGCTGAACACCACCGCGACCCAGGGCAAGCTCCAGCTGGACACCACGCTCCAGTACAAGCTCGGCCGCACCAACTTCACCATCGCCGAGAAGGACGGGGACAAGAGCCCCTACAACACCTACGTGAACAAGGGCCTCCCGCCGACCCCGATCTCCAACCCGGGCGACGATGCGATCAAGGCCGTGCTCAACCCGACGCCGGGCGACTGGGTGTACTTCGTGGCGCTCTCCGCCAAGGAGACGCGCTTCGCGGTGACCTTCGACGACTTCAAGAAGGACGTCAAGGACTACTGCACCGCGAACAACCGGGGCTTCGACGAGAGCGCCGGTATGTGCAAGTAGCCCGCCACGGCCCCCGCCCGCCTGCTGAACGGGCGGGCGGGAGGCCGCGCCGGACTGTTACCGTGCCGCCCGGAGGTGGTGCGGATGGCACACGAAGGAGACGGCGGCGCCGCAGCGGAGCAGGACCACCCGCTGCTCCACGCCGAGCACGTGGACGTCGTGCGCGACGGCCGCCACCTGCTGCGCGACGTGTCGCTGGCCGTACTGGCCGGGGAGCACTGGGCCGTGCTCGGCGCCAACGGCGCGGGGAAGACCACACTGCTCGCCCTGCTGGGGGCGGTCTCCCACCCGACCCACGGGCAGGTGCGGGTGCTGGGCCGGCAGCTGGGGCGGGTGGACGTCCGGGAGCTGCGCTCCTACCTCGGGCACGTCAACCCCCGGCATCCGCTGCGCTCTCCGCTGACGGTCCGGCAGGTGGTGCTCACCGGTGTCACCAACAGCATCGAACCCGATCCGCAGCGGCGGCCGACGGCCGGGCAGCTGGCCCACGCCGAGGCCCTGATCACGACGCTCGGCATCGCGCACCGGGCCGAGACGCCGTGGACCGTCCTGTCCCAGGGCGAGCGCGGACGGGTCCTGATCGCCCGCGCGCTGATGCCCGCGCCCCGGCTGCTGCTGCTCGACGAGCCCGCCACCGGGCTGGACCTGACCGCCCGCGAACAGCTCCTGGACAGCCTGGACGACCTGCGGCTGCGCCACCCCGAGCTGGCGAGCGTGCTGGTCACCCACCACCTGGAGGAGCTGCCCGCCAGCACCACCCACGCGCTGCTGCTGCGGGACGGCGAGTGCGTCGCCCGCGGGCCGGTCGACGAGGTGCTGACCACCGAGCTGGTCAGCGACTGCTTCCGGCACCCGATCCGGATCAGCCGGACCGACGGGCGCTGGACGGCCCGGGCGGCCGCCCGGACCCCGGCCCGCTGACGGCCGCTATCGTGGCCTGATCCACACGAGAGGTGACGAGGTTCGTGACGACGCACCACAGGGCCGCCGTACTCGGCTCGCCGATCGCGCACTCGCTGTCCCCGGCGCTGCACCGGGCCGGGTACGCCGCGCTGGG
Proteins encoded:
- a CDS encoding ABC transporter ATP-binding protein, which encodes MAHEGDGGAAAEQDHPLLHAEHVDVVRDGRHLLRDVSLAVLAGEHWAVLGANGAGKTTLLALLGAVSHPTHGQVRVLGRQLGRVDVRELRSYLGHVNPRHPLRSPLTVRQVVLTGVTNSIEPDPQRRPTAGQLAHAEALITTLGIAHRAETPWTVLSQGERGRVLIARALMPAPRLLLLDEPATGLDLTAREQLLDSLDDLRLRHPELASVLVTHHLEELPASTTHALLLRDGECVARGPVDEVLTTELVSDCFRHPIRISRTDGRWTARAAARTPAR